In Aedes albopictus strain Foshan chromosome 3, AalbF5, whole genome shotgun sequence, the following are encoded in one genomic region:
- the LOC134292191 gene encoding vacuolar protein sorting-associated protein 33B: MDTTLNKKLLGFRQTAQEKLQNILCSIPLDKDLIIEPALIKPLENVVGASWLRKNGIDKIYKFDPKNAPPKRKQFLYFLTSNLLTFKSALDQISSYQSQTSSSMLAAESERNSRQYHVMVFPQVLASFEHLLEEEGLYGYVDLYSFQWDFIALDQGLLSLEIPNVFSDVFVRRDGSLLGSIAQSLRIFNMVMGRPNLLFSFGENAENILGMMQKIEAGRKVKSGETKDDSDFSAMLIVDRDRDYPSCLLTPVIYSGLLLEIHKHNSGSLTIESTGNKIQNGKLEILQSEKESKFKQQGTTNLKMNGAQDVIYQENRYRHFSEVIGLLSSQAKALGLEGKAYSKDMKLSEMKDYVTNKLPKVAAQKKELFKHLLLCETIMEEIGANFEKLQLIEESILTNTNRKQIMTYIDELLAADAHKYNTLRLICLYHVTIGLTSEDMTKLMTAYLNAFGYHHLTVFNNLFQAKLFPDTTNLTKAKILSQISIPILKTPFQIEANKLKQLPTDTNDSSQPTVSPTSPTTPSGSAKKQCPSYVFNGNYIPLIAQLSQMILNATSFEDMNNRFGHLERLKLCGKDFGPKTIRELSITSAKADVNRLLPLKVKTIVVFVIGGVTYAEVAACQLVEKLTGGRVVLASDGMISGCDLLESVVEC, from the exons ATGGATACAACACTGAACAAAAAACTTCTGGGCTTTCGCCAAACCGCCCAAGAAAAACTCCAAAACATTCTGTGTTCTATTCCACTCGACAAGGATCTCATTATCGAACCAGCGCTGATAAAGCCCCTGGAAAACGTCGTAGGAGCATCCTGGCTAAG GAAGAATGGCATCGATAAAATCTACAAATTTGACCCGAAGAATGCACCGCCCAAGCGGAAGCAATTCCTGTACTTTCTCACCAGCAACCTGTTGACGTTTAAGAGTGCACTGGATCAAATCAGCAGCTACCAGAGTCAAACCTCGAGCAGCATGCTGGCGGCGGAATCGGAACGGAACAGCCGCCAGTACCATGTAATGGTGTTCCCACAGGTGCTGGCCAGCTTCGAGCATCTGCTGGAGGAAGAAGGTCTCTATGGCTATGTGGATTTGTACAGCTTCCAGTGGGATTTCATAGCGCTGGATCAGGGATTGCTCAGTCTGGAGATACCGAACGTGTTTTCCGATGTGTTTGTCCGGCGGGATGGTTCGCTGTTGGGGTCGATTGCTCAAAGTCTGAGAATCTTCAACATGGTGATGGGGAGGCCTAATCTGTTGTTCAGCTTTGGAGAGAACGCTGAAAATATTCTGGGAATGATGCAGAAAATAGAAGCAGGGCGGAAGGTGAAAAGTGGTGAAACAAAGGATGATTCAGATTTCAGTGCCATGTTGATCGTGGATCGAGATAGAGACTACCCGTCGTGTCTTTTGACTCCAGTTATCTATTCAGGCCTGTTGTTAGAAATACACAAACACAATTCGGGCTCGCTGACCATCGAATCTACGGGGAACAAAATACAGAACGGGAAGCTGGAGATTCTTCAAAGCGAAAAAGAATCTAAATTCAAACAGCAGGGTACAACAAACCTGAAAATGAATGGTGCTCAGGATGTTATCTACCAAGAGAATAGATATCGTCACTTTTCGGAGGTGATAGGCCTATTGAGTTCTCAAGCAAAAGCGCTCGGTCTGGAAGGGAAGGCGTACTCAAAAGACATGAAACTATCGGAAATGAAGGACTACGTCACTAATAAACTACCGAAAGTGGCTGCCCAGAAGAAGGAACTTTTCAAGCATTTGCTTCTATGTGAAACTATCATGGAAGAAATTGGAGCGAATTTTGAAAAACTTCAACTAATCGAAGAAAGCATCCTAACTAATACGAATCGTAAGCAGATCATGACCTACATTGACGAATTGTTGGCGGCTGACGCCCACAAATACAACACCCTTCGTCTTATCTGCCTATATCACGTAACGATAGGCCTAACAAGTGAAGACATGACCAAGCTAATGACCGCCTACTTGAACGCCTTCGGATATCACCATCTCACCGTGTTCAACAACTTGTTCCAGGCGAAGCTATTTCCAGATACTACCAATCTGACGAAAGCGAAAATTCTCTCTCAAATTTCCATTCCCATTCTCAAAACTCCATTCCAAATCGAAGCGAACAAGCTGAAGCAACTGCCAACGGATACGAACGATTCCAGCCAACCGACGGTGTCCCCCACTAGTCCAACAACCCCCTCTGGAAGCGCCAAGAAGCAGTGCCCCAGCTACGTCTTCAACGGGAACTACATCCCACTGATCGCTCAACTCAGCCAAATGATACTGAACGCAACCAGCTTCGAGGATATGAACAACCGCTTCGGGCACCTGGAACGGCTGAAGCTGTGCGGGAAAGATTTCGGACCTAAAACGATACGTGAGCTCTCTATTACAAGCGCGAAGGCGGACGTCAACCGGTTGCTTCCGCTCAAGGTCAAAACGATAGTGGTGTTTGTGATCGGAGGAGTCACCTATGCCGAGGTGGCCGCATGTCAATTGGTGGAGAAATTGACCGGCGGTCGGGTTGTGCTCGCTTCGGATGGTATGATATCCGGGTGCGATTTGTTGGAAAGTGTCGTTGAGTGTTGA
- the LOC134291951 gene encoding myelin expression factor 2 → MDTDSEQQNNRERSRRNDRGRQSSRFSNDRDRSRDRDRGDCRRIYVSNVPYEYRWQDLKDLFRKEVGDVSFVELFHDENNKPRGCGIVEFEKAEHVQSALDKMNRFDINGRQLVIKEDYGNERDKYGRVVPKSFRGDRDDSSRRRDRDDDRISGRDDGGGFNPDFNTYGLSIKFLEGLGIQGPLHTRIFIANLDYKVDAKKLKQVFKMAGKVQNVDLSVDKDGNSRGFAVVEYDHPVEAVQAISMFDRQMLFDRRMTVRLDRVPEKGELNRLPEGLKGIGIGLGPNGEPLKDVARNLPTLQQNNQSQNNPIQNAAPTPVQPPLGANLLSAASGLNSNLAAQLSSVVGLSNLTGNLQNSLLSNAAAGLSNLTGLSNLTGGGGGGLSGLGGTGGSGLAGLGSLGGGGNDGGLGGGSFNQNYSSGAFGGSGGGNRGNDYDMGSSNVRNYSTAPNDDYGRSYGGGGGMNNGGNRKTSDTIVIRNMPISWTWQTLRDKFRDVGEVKFAEIRGQDTGVVRFAKERDAEVAIKLMDGSRFDGRTVDVTFF, encoded by the exons ATGGATACCGATAGCGAGCAGCAGAACAATCGGGAGCGGTCTCGTCGCAATGATCGCGGCCGGCAGAGTTCCCGTTTCAGCAACGACCGGGACCGTAGCCGTGATCGTGACCGTGGCGATTGCCGTCGCATCTACGTCTCGAACGTCCCGTACGAATACCGCTGGCAGGATCTAAAGGATCTGTTCCGCAAGGAGGTCGGCGACGTGTCGTTCGTTGAGCTGTTCCACGACGAGAACAACAAGCCAAGAGGCTGCGGAATCGTGGAGTTTGAAAAGGCCGAACATGTGCAGTCCGCTCTCGACAAAATGAATCGCTTCGATATCAACGGTCGGCAGCTGGTCATCAAGGAGGACTACGGGAACGAGCGGGACAAGTACGGCCGCGTTGTACCCAAGTCGTTCCGTGGGGATCGTGACGATAGCAGCCGGCGTCGGGATCGCGATGATGATCGAAT TTCGGGACGTGATGATGGCGGTGGTTTCAATCCGGACTTCAATACCTACGGTCTCAGCATCAAGTTCTTGGAAGGTCTCGGCATTCAGGGACCTCTGCATACCCGTATCTTCATCGCCAAT CTTGATTACAAGGTCGATGCTAAAAAGCTCAAGCAGGTCTTCAAGATGGCCGGCAAGGTCCAGAATGTGGACCTGTCTGTCGACAAAGACGGCAACAGCCGAGGTTTCGCAGTCGTTGAGTACGATCATCCGGTCGAGGCCGTCCAGGCAATCTCGATGTTTGACAGGCAAATGTTGTTCGACCGTCGCATGACCGTTCGTCTTGATCGCGTACCGGAGAAGGGTGAGCTTAATCGTCTGCCGGAGGGTTTGAAGGGTATCGGCATTGGTCTGGGTCCGAACGGCGAACCACTAAAGGACGTGGCTCGCAATCTTCCCACGTTGCAGCAGAACAATCAGTCTCAGAACAATCCCATCCAAAACGCTGCTCCGACTCCGGTTCAACCTCCACTTGGTGCAAACTTGTTGAGCGCTGCTTCCGGATTGAACAGCAATCTTGCCGCTCAGCTTAGCAGCGTCGTGGGCCTGTCCAATTTAACGGGTAACTTGCAGAATTCTCTCTTGAGTAATGCTGCTGCTGGTTTGTCGAACTTGACTGGCTTGAGTAATCTTACCGGCGGAGGCGGCGGTGGGCTTAGTGGACTCGGTGGAACCGGTGGTTCCGGTTTGGCAGGTCTTGGTTCCCTTGGTGGAGGAGGAAACGATGGCGGACTCGGCGGCGGTAGCTTCAATCAGAACTACTCTTCTGGAGCATTTGGAGGCAGCGGTGGTGGCAACCGTGGAAACGACTACGACATGGGATCATCGAATGTCCGCAACTACAGCACTGCCCCGAATGACGACTATGGCCGGAgctacggcggcggcggcggcatgaATAACGGAGGCAACCGCAAAACTTCTGACACGATTGTTATTCGCAAT ATGCCAATCTCCTGGACATGGCAGACACTGCGTGACAAATTCCGTGATGTCGGAGAAGTCAAGTTTGCCGAAATTCGTGGACAGGACACTGGCGTCGTTCGCTTCGCCAAGGAGCGAGATGCTGAGGTTGCCATAA AATTGATGGACGGTTCTCGTTTCGATGGTCGCACCGTTGATGTCACATTCTTCTAA